ACTTGAAAGGAATAAAAGATGCTACAACAATAGTTGCTATTAACAACAACCCTAATGCTCCAATATTTAAGAATGCTGACTATGGAATTGTAGGAGACTTAAAAGAAGTATTGCCTATACTAACTAAAGCACTTGATAATGGAGAAGCTAAACAACCTGCACCACCTATGAAGAAAATGAAGAGAGTTGTACCAAAACCTTCAAGACCTTCAGCTTGGAAACGTTACGTATGTAGCGGATGTGGATATGAATATGATCCAGAATTTGGAGATGAAGAAAATGATATTCCAGAAGGAACACTATTTGAAAAACTTCCTGATGAATGGATTTGTCCAGATTGTGGAGAAGAAAAGAGCGCATTTATAGAAGTTGTTGAAGAAGATTAATTATAACGATTGATTATTGATGGAATAGATTGAAGGAGGACATTATATGCATAATGTAAGAAAAGTAACAGATGATTTATACTGGATAGGTGGAGACGACCATCGTTTACATCTATTTGAAAATATACACCCAATCCCAAGAGGAGTTTCTTATAACTCATACCTATTGTTAGATAAGAAAACTGTTTTATTTGATACTGTTGACTGGGCAATAGGACGTCAATTTATTGAAAACCTTGAGTATCTATTAGATGGAAAAAAACTTGACTATATGGTAATTAACCACATGGAACCTGACCATGCTGCAATGATAGAAGAAGTATTACTTCGTTATCCAGATGTAAGAATTATAAGTACAGAAAAAGCATTCTATTTTATGAACCAATTTGGATTCCATATTCATCCTGAAAAATGTGAAACTGTTATAGAAGGAGATACAAAATCATTTGGTAAACATAAAGTAGTATTTGTTGGAGCACCTATGGTTCACTGGCCAGAAGCTATGGTAACATTTGATACTACAAATGGAGTACTATTCAGTGCTGACGCATTTGGAAGCTTTGGTTCACTAGATGGAAGACTGTTCAATGATGAAGTTAATTTTGATAGAGATTGGCTTGATGATGCAAGAAGATATTACACTAATATAGTTGGAAAATATGGACCACATGTTCAATTCCTACTAAAGAAAGCACCAGTTGCAGATATTAAATATATTTGTCCATTACATGGTCCAGTTTGGAGAAATGACTTTGGATATCTATTAGACAAATATGATAAATGGAGCAGATATATTCCTGAGGAAAAAGGAGTAATGATAGTATATGCATCAATGTATGGAAATACAGAAAACGCTGCATCAGTTTTAGCTAAAAAATTAGTTGAAAAAGGAATGACTAATGTACATATGTATGACGTATCAAAATTTGATGTATCTTATTTAATCTCTGACACTTTTAAATACAGTCATATAGTACTTGCATCAGTTACATATAACTTAGGAATTTATCCAAAGATGCACAATTACTTGATGGATATGAAAGCTTTAAATCTTCAAAAGAGAACTATTGCTATTCTTGAAAATGGTTCTTGGGCATGTAAATCTGGAGATTTAATGTCTCAATGCATGGATGAATTAAAAGATATGAATGTGTTAAATGAAAGAGTTACATTAACTTCATCACTAAATGAGAGTGGAGAAGTTGAAATGGACAATGTTGTTGACGCAATTCTTGAATCAATGAAAAAATAATTTGCTAACCACCTAATTTAATAAGTATAGTGAGGGCAGAAAGTTTGCTTTATTAGAGGCAGATTTTCTGTCCTCTATTTTTTTTGCAATAGTTTAAAAAAATTAGTATAATAATGAAAGAGACAAAAAATAGGAGTGAAATTATATGAAAAAGAGACTATATGTAATACTTCTCATTATAATAGGAATAGTAGCGATATTTGCCTATTATATTTATTCACAGATATTTAATAGATTTGATTATGATACAGTTTTAGAGATAGAAAAAAATGTTCCAGTGATGAAATCTTTATCTCAACTTCCTAAGAGTAATTCTCTTCCATTTAAAATATATCTTAAATATAGGAACTCTGGTAGGGGTATAAAGGCTGGAGAGTATGAAATTAAGGGAGAATACAATTTAGAGGAGATAATGGACATCTTAGAGTCTGGAAAGGGTAAAATGGTCAAAATAACAATTCCAGAGGGATATAGTGTAAAACAAATAGCAGAACTTTTAGAAGCAACAGGAAATATAGATAAAGATAAATTTTATTCTGCATTAAATGATGCTGCTAAAAAGTTTCCTTATAAGATACCTGATGGAAATTTTGAAGGATTTTTATATCCAGAAACATATTTTTTACCTGAAAAATATGATGAAAAGATTGTTGTTAATGCAATGCTTGGACAATTTTTAAAGAAATTTCCATATGAGAAATATGGAAATAGAGAGGATTTCTATGAAAAACTTATAATGGCATCAATTCTTGAAAGAGAGGCCAAGCTAAAAGAGGAAAAACCTGTTATGGCATCAGTTTTCTATAATAGAATTAAAAAGGGGATGACTCTTTCTTCTGATGCAACAGTTAATTTTGTATATGATTATAAGAAAAAAAGAATGTACTATAAAGATTTAAAGATAGATTCACCATATAACACATATAAGTATAAAGGTTTACCACCTGGTCCTATATGTAATCCAACAGTTGATTCAGTTGATGCTGCATATAATCCATCAAATACTGATTATCTATTTTTTGTAGCAAAAGGAGATGGGGGACACTACTTTAGTAAAACTTATAGAGAACATTTAAAATTTCAGAATGAAAATAAATAAGGAGAACCATAGTGAACAAAATATTATTAGTAGGTATAAACAGTCAATATGTTCATACTAATATTTCAGTAAGATATTTAAAAAAATTTATTGAGGAAAATAGCGATTTAAAAGCTGAAATTTATGAGACAAATATAAACAATCAGCTTATGAATATCATTAAAGATATCTTTGAAGCAAAACCAGATACACTGATTTTTTCAACATATATCTGGAATAAGGAGTATGTATTTGACCTTACAAGAGAGATAAAAAAAGTACTTCCAGAGGTAAAAATTGCCTTAGGTGGACCAGAGGTTTCATTTGAATGGGATAAGATAATGGATGAAAATCCAGAG
This genomic stretch from Fusobacterium sp. DD2 harbors:
- a CDS encoding FprA family A-type flavoprotein — encoded protein: MHNVRKVTDDLYWIGGDDHRLHLFENIHPIPRGVSYNSYLLLDKKTVLFDTVDWAIGRQFIENLEYLLDGKKLDYMVINHMEPDHAAMIEEVLLRYPDVRIISTEKAFYFMNQFGFHIHPEKCETVIEGDTKSFGKHKVVFVGAPMVHWPEAMVTFDTTNGVLFSADAFGSFGSLDGRLFNDEVNFDRDWLDDARRYYTNIVGKYGPHVQFLLKKAPVADIKYICPLHGPVWRNDFGYLLDKYDKWSRYIPEEKGVMIVYASMYGNTENAASVLAKKLVEKGMTNVHMYDVSKFDVSYLISDTFKYSHIVLASVTYNLGIYPKMHNYLMDMKALNLQKRTIAILENGSWACKSGDLMSQCMDELKDMNVLNERVTLTSSLNESGEVEMDNVVDAILESMKK
- the mltG gene encoding endolytic transglycosylase MltG — encoded protein: MKKRLYVILLIIIGIVAIFAYYIYSQIFNRFDYDTVLEIEKNVPVMKSLSQLPKSNSLPFKIYLKYRNSGRGIKAGEYEIKGEYNLEEIMDILESGKGKMVKITIPEGYSVKQIAELLEATGNIDKDKFYSALNDAAKKFPYKIPDGNFEGFLYPETYFLPEKYDEKIVVNAMLGQFLKKFPYEKYGNREDFYEKLIMASILEREAKLKEEKPVMASVFYNRIKKGMTLSSDATVNFVYDYKKKRMYYKDLKIDSPYNTYKYKGLPPGPICNPTVDSVDAAYNPSNTDYLFFVAKGDGGHYFSKTYREHLKFQNENK